A window of Bacteroidota bacterium contains these coding sequences:
- a CDS encoding DUF11 domain-containing protein, with protein MKVLSTLRIISLLLFFNTNLFAQYFWVPDSIFRNSLIQQCPACFTANDSLIIYNADSLSYVISAISVTQMGINDISGIEYFAHLYLLQCASNNLTSITAFPADLVNLQCGDNNLTSLPPLPNGLRELYIFRNSLDSLPANLPDSLSILEFWDNQIQVVPPLPPYLTRLSCSNNLFSELPPLPATLERLECAFNYNLHCLPPLPQALNYLYVVATSVPCIPNIPAQLDTNGLFLAMCSPFANSCSFPLLQEGYVYLDTNANQTLDPGEKGVQARLNYGNGYFSVLTDTSGHFVIPCDTGNVTLDLVLPNYYISSGSASQSFFVQPGLSFPAYFGIAGASAINDLTVDLTPVTFIRPGFKVRYNLHYENIGTQSTTATTLKYVKPTNLFNLSTNPPFNSISGDTLIWNIGTLEAFKGGTISIIDSVSTAAVLGDTATAFAFISPLVGDTTPQNNSSVSLCIIRGSFDPNDKAVSPETMIPGATGFLEYTIRFQNTGTDTAFTVYVTDTLSSYLNSSSIEIISASHTYSFLLDNGIAKWHFANILLPDSNVNEASSHGFVKFKIKPQANLAAGVQIPNAANIYFDYNTAVVTNTIVVDVTPLSVPLIADEKLQLFPNPVHQMVHLKGSNSKPLGKVTLVNSEGKIIESKTISSSTYEWHVEQLPAGIYIFKGENWKEKILKK; from the coding sequence ATGAAAGTACTATCTACCCTCCGCATTATTTCTTTACTATTATTTTTTAACACCAATTTGTTTGCCCAATATTTTTGGGTACCGGATTCCATTTTTAGAAATTCACTGATACAACAATGTCCGGCTTGCTTTACAGCAAATGATTCCCTGATTATATACAATGCTGATAGTTTGAGTTACGTCATTAGCGCAATTAGCGTTACACAAATGGGAATAAATGATATCAGTGGGATTGAATATTTTGCCCATCTTTATCTTTTACAATGTGCAAGTAATAATTTAACCAGTATTACTGCCTTTCCAGCTGATTTGGTCAATTTACAATGTGGCGACAATAACCTCACTTCTTTACCCCCACTTCCAAACGGATTACGAGAATTATACATTTTCAGAAACTCACTCGACTCCTTACCTGCTAATTTACCTGATTCATTGAGTATATTAGAATTTTGGGACAATCAAATTCAAGTAGTTCCTCCCTTGCCTCCCTACCTTACACGACTTTCTTGCTCCAATAATCTATTTAGCGAATTACCTCCCTTACCTGCAACACTCGAGCGTTTGGAATGCGCATTTAATTACAATTTACATTGTTTGCCTCCCTTACCTCAAGCGCTTAACTATTTATATGTGGTAGCTACATCAGTCCCTTGTATTCCAAACATTCCTGCACAGCTTGATACAAATGGCTTATTTTTAGCCATGTGTAGCCCTTTTGCGAACTCTTGTTCATTTCCTTTGCTTCAGGAAGGCTATGTTTATTTGGATACAAATGCAAATCAAACTTTAGATCCGGGAGAAAAAGGAGTGCAAGCTCGTTTAAACTATGGAAACGGGTATTTTTCAGTACTTACGGATACTTCCGGTCACTTTGTTATTCCCTGCGATACAGGAAATGTAACGCTCGATTTAGTATTACCCAACTATTACATTTCAAGCGGTTCGGCTTCTCAATCCTTTTTTGTACAACCTGGGCTTAGTTTTCCTGCTTACTTTGGCATTGCCGGTGCAAGTGCAATTAATGACCTTACTGTTGATTTAACCCCTGTTACTTTTATCCGTCCGGGATTTAAAGTTAGATATAATTTACACTATGAAAACATAGGAACTCAAAGCACTACTGCAACTACCTTAAAATATGTAAAACCCACAAACCTATTTAATTTATCTACCAATCCTCCATTTAATAGTATTTCAGGAGATACACTAATATGGAATATTGGGACACTGGAAGCCTTTAAAGGTGGAACAATCAGTATAATTGATTCCGTATCAACAGCTGCAGTATTAGGAGATACAGCAACTGCTTTTGCTTTTATAAGTCCACTTGTTGGCGATACAACTCCACAAAATAATAGCAGTGTTTCCTTATGTATCATCAGAGGCTCTTTCGACCCAAATGATAAAGCCGTTTCACCCGAAACAATGATTCCCGGAGCTACCGGATTCTTGGAATACACCATCCGTTTTCAAAACACCGGAACGGATACTGCTTTTACGGTTTATGTTACCGATACGCTTTCTTCTTATTTAAATAGTTCAAGTATTGAAATTATTTCAGCTTCACATACTTATTCCTTCCTGCTCGACAATGGTATTGCCAAATGGCATTTTGCCAATATCTTGCTTCCTGATTCCAATGTGAATGAAGCAAGTTCCCATGGTTTTGTAAAATTCAAAATAAAACCGCAAGCAAATTTGGCTGCAGGAGTTCAAATACCGAATGCAGCAAATATTTATTTTGATTACAATACTGCTGTTGTAACAAATACGATAGTAGTAGATGTTACGCCACTTTCAGTTCCGCTTATCGCAGATGAAAAATTGCAGCTTTTCCCCAATCCGGTGCATCAAATGGTGCATTTAAAAGGGAGCAATAGCAAGCCTTTAGGAAAAGTTACACTTGTAAATTCAGAGGGAAAAATAATTGAGTCGAAAACAATTTCAAGCTCAACTTACGAATGGCATGTTGAACAATTGCCTGCTGGCATCTATATTTTTAAAGGAGAAAATTGGAAAGAGAAGATACTTAAAAAATAA
- a CDS encoding OmpH family outer membrane protein encodes MKSISLSINIILGLAVAGLYYLHFSEKKNLAPEGTTKTTAPQVAPKMDVKAASVVYINSDSLMDNYELVKEVKKELEKERSLAEKQFATEYRALEAEYNDLKSKAATMTEEQGMAKQQELAMKEQKLTDYRDELNQKLNMNELKKTEKIQQEIENYLKANYSSTNYSYILGHTKGGGILYSKNNLDITKEVLDGLNNTYKAQHKK; translated from the coding sequence ATGAAATCAATTTCGCTTTCCATCAATATTATTTTAGGATTGGCTGTTGCCGGCCTTTATTACCTTCATTTTTCAGAAAAGAAAAACTTAGCACCTGAGGGAACAACAAAAACCACAGCACCGCAAGTCGCTCCTAAAATGGATGTAAAAGCAGCTTCAGTGGTGTATATTAATTCGGATTCCTTAATGGATAATTACGAATTGGTGAAGGAAGTGAAAAAAGAGCTTGAAAAAGAACGTTCCCTTGCTGAAAAACAATTTGCAACCGAATACCGCGCTTTGGAAGCTGAATACAACGATTTAAAATCCAAAGCAGCCACCATGACCGAAGAGCAAGGTATGGCCAAGCAACAAGAATTGGCCATGAAGGAACAAAAATTAACGGATTACAGAGATGAATTGAATCAGAAACTGAATATGAATGAATTGAAAAAAACAGAAAAAATTCAGCAAGAAATTGAAAATTATCTGAAAGCCAATTACAGTTCAACCAATTACTCCTACATTTTAGGCCACACCAAAGGAGGTGGCATTTTATACTCAAAAAACAACCTCGACATTACCAAAGAAGTGCTTGATGGCCTCAACAACACTTACAAAGCTCAGCATAAAAAATAA
- a CDS encoding T9SS type A sorting domain-containing protein, translated as MKNKTTLRAFAFFFLLSSNLLAQNFWVPDPVFRAQLKLKLSANCFTPQDSLISNSLDLALLKKLDVSNLNISSLEGVQYLTSLKSLNCSNNNLFHLPQLSDSLIYLNCVANALLDFPPLPPSLDSLLGAGNDFQANLTQLPDSLHYFHCNGCELTALPPLPASLRYLSCSSNHLTTLPTLPATLQYLDCSMMYIPGSITFPVLPSSLNTLKCDNDSLTSLPPLPNTLKHLYCGVNLLTSLPLLPDSLKNLGCSANLITSLPNLPASLRELSCGTNQLSSLPALPNSLVVLGCEENKLSLLPSLPNGLWVIYCEFNQLSSLPALPSGLEYLFCNNNFLTSLPPLPANLGSIDCSHNLLTSLTLPPNLFYLNCDSNQISSMTAVPSSTHVLICSNNSLSVLPVSTGNFLLHDIYCANNNLTNLPELPANLQILNCSDNPLSCLPTLPQNLEELTDSNTFISCVLNIPPNTIFEPANPAVCDTTFPSCYYSYVKGYVFDDLNGNGLKSATEKGIPLEVIYASVNSVEADTTGFFRAYCNYASTTFQINVPKYYVATTTNPHTVSIPTTTFTLYFGIKAAVNVNDLVIDITPHNAFRPGFNACSSIHYQNVGTNSVSNAKVKFLRPSALTNLGAVPPPTSFNGDTLIWNIGALASARDGYISLWDSVSTTTTIGDTISLQVWIEPLSGDSTLADNYFISNSIATGSFDPNDKSVSNDSIFTNTTAYLDYTIRFQNTGTDTAFSVTVTDTLSSNLNLSTIEMLSSSHKNKFWVEHGTAKWYFANILLPDSNVNEAGSHGFVKFRIKPKANLGAGIQIPNTANIYFDYNTAVVTNTIVVDVTPLSVPPIADEKLQLFPNPVHQMVHLKGSNSKPLGKVTLVNSEGKIIESKTISNSTYEWQVEQLPAGIYIFKGENWKEKILKK; from the coding sequence ATGAAAAATAAAACTACCCTTCGTGCTTTTGCTTTTTTCTTTTTATTGAGTTCTAATTTGCTGGCGCAAAATTTTTGGGTACCGGATCCTGTTTTCAGGGCTCAGTTGAAATTGAAGTTGTCTGCAAACTGCTTCACTCCTCAAGATTCTTTGATTTCAAACTCACTTGATCTGGCACTCTTAAAGAAACTCGATGTTAGCAATCTCAATATTTCTTCTTTAGAAGGTGTTCAGTATTTAACTTCACTAAAGTCACTAAATTGTTCTAACAATAATTTATTTCACCTTCCGCAATTATCTGACTCACTAATTTATCTGAATTGCGTTGCTAATGCATTGCTTGATTTTCCTCCATTGCCTCCTTCTTTAGATTCATTGCTAGGTGCAGGAAATGATTTCCAGGCCAATCTCACTCAATTGCCTGACTCACTTCATTACTTCCATTGCAATGGATGTGAACTTACAGCACTACCTCCACTTCCTGCTTCATTAAGATATTTAAGTTGTTCTTCCAATCATTTAACTACTCTCCCAACTCTTCCCGCTACTCTTCAGTATTTAGATTGCAGTATGATGTATATTCCTGGATCGATCACTTTTCCTGTCTTACCTAGTTCTTTAAATACTTTAAAGTGTGACAATGATTCCTTGACAAGTCTTCCCCCGTTACCTAATACATTAAAACATTTATATTGTGGAGTAAATTTATTGACCAGTTTGCCATTGCTCCCTGATTCACTAAAGAATTTAGGCTGCAGTGCTAATTTAATTACCTCTTTGCCTAATTTACCAGCGTCTCTAAGGGAGTTAAGTTGTGGAACGAATCAACTCTCATCATTGCCTGCTTTACCCAATTCTTTAGTCGTCCTGGGTTGCGAAGAGAATAAACTTTCCCTACTACCATCGCTTCCCAATGGATTATGGGTGATTTATTGCGAGTTTAACCAATTGAGCAGCTTGCCCGCTTTACCTTCCGGATTGGAATATTTGTTCTGCAACAATAATTTTTTGACAAGTTTACCACCTTTACCGGCAAATTTGGGATCTATCGATTGCTCTCATAATTTATTAACGAGTTTAACCCTACCTCCAAATCTCTTCTATTTAAATTGCGATTCAAATCAAATAAGCTCAATGACTGCAGTACCTTCTTCGACACATGTGTTGATTTGCTCAAATAACTCCTTAAGTGTTTTGCCCGTTTCAACAGGAAATTTTTTACTTCATGATATTTATTGTGCAAATAATAATCTGACTAATCTCCCTGAACTTCCGGCTAACCTGCAAATATTAAATTGCTCTGACAATCCGCTTTCCTGCCTGCCTACGCTACCTCAAAACCTGGAAGAACTGACAGATTCTAATACTTTTATAAGTTGTGTGCTCAATATTCCTCCAAACACCATTTTCGAACCGGCTAATCCAGCGGTATGCGATACAACTTTTCCATCCTGCTATTATTCTTATGTAAAGGGGTATGTTTTTGATGATTTAAATGGAAATGGACTAAAGAGTGCAACAGAAAAAGGAATTCCTCTTGAAGTAATTTATGCCTCGGTAAATTCTGTAGAAGCAGATACCACAGGCTTTTTCAGAGCATATTGTAATTATGCCAGTACCACATTTCAAATTAATGTACCTAAGTATTATGTTGCAACTACTACAAATCCTCATACTGTGAGTATTCCCACTACTACTTTTACTTTATATTTTGGTATAAAGGCTGCCGTGAATGTTAATGACTTAGTAATAGACATTACTCCTCATAACGCTTTTCGTCCGGGTTTTAATGCTTGTTCCAGTATCCATTACCAAAATGTAGGAACTAATTCTGTTTCAAATGCAAAAGTGAAATTTCTTCGGCCTTCCGCCTTAACTAACTTGGGAGCCGTACCACCACCAACTTCTTTCAACGGAGATACGCTAATCTGGAATATTGGCGCTTTAGCATCTGCAAGAGATGGATATATTTCTCTTTGGGATTCCGTTTCTACAACAACAACCATTGGAGATACAATTTCACTCCAAGTCTGGATCGAGCCATTGTCAGGAGATTCAACTCTCGCTGATAATTATTTCATTTCAAATTCGATCGCTACAGGTTCATTTGATCCGAATGATAAATCTGTTTCGAACGACAGCATTTTTACTAATACAACAGCATATTTAGATTATACCATTCGCTTTCAAAATACAGGCACTGATACAGCCTTCTCGGTAACAGTAACGGATACATTATCTTCTAATTTGAATTTGTCAACTATTGAAATGCTCTCCTCTTCGCACAAAAACAAATTTTGGGTAGAGCATGGCACTGCGAAATGGTATTTTGCAAATATCCTACTTCCTGATTCTAATGTGAATGAAGCAGGTTCTCATGGTTTTGTAAAATTCAGGATAAAGCCCAAAGCCAATTTAGGTGCGGGAATACAAATACCGAATACCGCAAATATTTATTTTGATTACAATACTGCTGTTGTAACAAATACGATAGTAGTTGATGTTACGCCACTTTCAGTTCCGCCTATCGCAGATGAAAAATTGCAGCTTTTCCCCAATCCGGTGCATCAAATGGTGCATTTAAAAGGGAGCAATAGCAAGCCTTTAGGAAAAGTTACACTTGTAAATTCGGAAGGAAAAATAATTGAGTCGAAAACAATTTCAAATTCAACTTACGAATGGCAGGTTGAACAATTGCCTGCAGGAATTTATATTTTTAAAGGAGAGAATTGGAAAGAGAAAATACTTAAAAAGTAA
- the glmM gene encoding phosphoglucosamine mutase: MTLIKSISGIRGTIGGKPGNGLSPIDVVKFTSAYGTWIKAQNAGKKNIKIVVGRDARLSGEMVNHLVTGTLLGLGIHVVDAGLSTTPTVEMAVTMEKADGGIILTASHNPKQWNALKLLNEKGEFLSAKDGEELLEIAENESFDFAEVTALGKYKADDTFIQRHIDKILALSLVDVAAIKAKKFKVVIDCVNSTGGIAVPMLLKALGVEDITELYCTPDGNFPHNPEPLPENLRDISKAVTKNKAHLGIVVDPDVDRLALVCEDGEMFGEEYTLVAVADYILKNKKGNTVSNLSSTRALRDITEKAKSEYNAAAVGEVNVVEMMKATKAIIGGEGNGGVIYPELHYGRDALAGIALFLSHLAKFGKSCSMLRASYPNYHISKNKIELTPGIDVDRILEAIQKKYKKQPINTIDGVKIEFNKEWVHLRKSNTEPIIRIYSESEHETTADNLAEKIIMDIKEIIKQEVVLK; the protein is encoded by the coding sequence TTGACACTTATTAAATCTATTTCAGGAATCCGCGGAACTATTGGCGGGAAACCGGGTAATGGCTTAAGCCCTATCGATGTTGTAAAGTTTACTTCGGCATACGGTACATGGATTAAAGCACAAAATGCCGGTAAAAAAAATATAAAAATTGTAGTTGGACGGGATGCACGCCTTTCGGGTGAGATGGTAAACCATTTGGTTACCGGAACCTTGCTGGGATTAGGAATTCATGTGGTGGATGCAGGATTAAGCACCACACCAACCGTGGAAATGGCGGTTACCATGGAAAAAGCCGATGGCGGTATTATTTTAACGGCAAGTCACAATCCAAAACAATGGAATGCATTAAAGTTGTTGAATGAAAAAGGTGAGTTTTTATCGGCAAAAGATGGCGAAGAATTGCTCGAAATTGCAGAAAATGAATCTTTTGATTTTGCAGAAGTAACTGCGCTGGGGAAATACAAGGCGGATGATACTTTTATTCAACGACACATTGATAAAATCTTAGCACTTTCATTGGTGGATGTGGCTGCTATTAAGGCAAAGAAATTTAAAGTGGTAATCGACTGTGTTAATTCAACCGGTGGAATTGCTGTTCCAATGTTGTTAAAGGCTTTGGGTGTGGAAGATATTACGGAATTGTATTGCACTCCCGATGGAAATTTCCCGCACAATCCCGAACCTTTGCCCGAAAATTTAAGAGACATTTCGAAAGCGGTTACCAAAAACAAAGCCCATTTAGGAATTGTGGTTGACCCGGATGTAGACCGTTTGGCCTTGGTATGCGAAGATGGTGAAATGTTTGGTGAAGAGTATACGCTGGTTGCAGTTGCAGATTATATCCTCAAAAATAAAAAAGGAAATACCGTTAGTAATTTATCCAGCACACGTGCTTTGCGCGACATCACTGAGAAAGCAAAAAGCGAATACAATGCTGCGGCAGTAGGAGAAGTGAATGTGGTGGAAATGATGAAAGCAACCAAAGCCATTATTGGCGGCGAAGGTAATGGCGGAGTAATTTATCCTGAATTGCATTATGGAAGAGATGCATTAGCCGGAATTGCTCTGTTTTTATCGCACTTAGCTAAATTTGGAAAATCGTGCTCCATGCTGCGTGCGTCGTATCCGAACTACCACATCTCCAAAAATAAAATTGAATTAACACCCGGAATAGATGTAGACCGCATTTTAGAAGCAATTCAAAAGAAATACAAAAAACAACCTATCAATACCATTGATGGTGTGAAAATAGAATTCAATAAAGAATGGGTGCACCTGCGCAAATCCAACACAGAACCCATTATTCGAATTTATTCAGAAAGTGAACATGAAACTACAGCTGATAACCTGGCAGAGAAAATTATCATGGACATAAAAGAAATCATTAAACAGGAAGTAGTATTGAAGTAA